A genomic region of Runella rosea contains the following coding sequences:
- the pdxH gene encoding pyridoxamine 5'-phosphate oxidase produces the protein MAGKKLADLRKDYSLNGLTEEDVLTNPFLQFEKWFEEAQAAEVIEPNAMILSTLGGDGYPHSRVVLLKEVDSTGFVFYTNYNSHKGIDLSIHPVAALTFWWAELERQVRIFGDVQKVSDAESDAYFSIRPRNSQLGAWVSEQSEVIENREVLTKKLSLLEQKFSDQVVPRPLHWGGYRIVPKEIEFWQGRPSRLHDRIRYRIDLDNAWKIERLSP, from the coding sequence ATGGCAGGTAAAAAACTGGCTGATCTACGAAAAGATTATAGTCTAAACGGATTAACCGAAGAGGATGTTTTAACAAATCCATTCCTTCAATTTGAAAAATGGTTTGAAGAAGCACAAGCAGCCGAGGTAATCGAACCAAATGCGATGATTCTCAGTACGCTGGGCGGTGATGGCTACCCGCATAGCCGAGTAGTACTACTCAAAGAGGTAGATTCGACAGGATTTGTGTTTTATACTAATTATAACAGTCACAAAGGGATAGATTTATCCATCCACCCCGTGGCGGCACTTACCTTCTGGTGGGCAGAATTGGAACGTCAAGTTCGTATTTTTGGAGATGTACAAAAAGTCTCTGACGCTGAATCCGACGCTTATTTCAGCATTCGTCCTCGAAATAGTCAATTGGGTGCTTGGGTTTCTGAACAAAGCGAAGTCATTGAGAACCGGGAGGTTTTAACAAAAAAACTATCCCTACTGGAACAAAAATTTTCGGATCAAGTTGTACCTAGACCACTTCATTGGGGCGGATACCGAATAGTCCCAAAGGAAATTGAATTCTGGCAGGGCCGTCCCAGTCGCTTACACGACCGCATTCGTTACCGAATCGACCTTGATAATGCGTGGAAAATTGAGCGTCTTTCCCCTTAA
- a CDS encoding DUF349 domain-containing protein, with translation MTTTFTMINDGAELSESEQLTQQSVAAMEELDVVEEQSVDYTQLDKKGFVNLLENQLVTAKSEGAKPADFKRTDEILKEVKVFFDQIKKTERDEAEQRYIAETGSEEGFEFKPDELSLRFDSLYRQIKDVKNHYFQDLEKSKDKNFTVKTQLLQRLRELVDADEANSMNPATSWQEFKKIQDEWKSAGNIASPHNSTLWATFHALIDRYYSNRNIYFELKELDRKKNLQLKGELVEKVEALAKSIEGKALSRGVLEEANAHFEEYKHIGPGPKAEQELLWQRMKSALDVLYDARRAQTEDQKQLLSQNYEIKSKIYEALVPFTAFTSSSINEWNEKTKEVVALQEQWVNAKGQMLRDEGRELSKKFWATLKTFFHNKGEFFRQLEAKREQNLKLKTELCEAVEGILAAGEDSSANTDKVIALQKQWKQIGQVPEKFKDSIFDRFKKACDAYFDRKRAKNSEVEKEFVENLTKKQALCEKIESGAKAGEASLSDLNAFKSEWSGIGFVPKKDMQAINKRYIDAVNAYVSAIGKLSSKEREQVILENEVSMVADGESSRSLQRKEMDIRRRMTQIENDLTIWQNNIEFFGRSKNGEKVRAEFVKKIEVAQKQLADFKHQLKIIREAL, from the coding sequence ATGACTACCACATTTACGATGATTAACGACGGAGCAGAATTAAGCGAAAGCGAACAACTCACTCAGCAGAGTGTTGCAGCCATGGAAGAACTTGACGTGGTTGAAGAACAGTCAGTTGATTATACTCAACTTGATAAGAAGGGGTTTGTGAATTTATTAGAAAATCAACTGGTAACTGCCAAAAGTGAGGGGGCCAAACCCGCTGATTTTAAGCGAACAGATGAAATTCTCAAAGAAGTAAAAGTATTCTTCGACCAAATCAAAAAGACGGAACGTGACGAGGCAGAACAACGCTATATTGCTGAAACAGGTTCAGAAGAAGGCTTTGAGTTCAAACCAGATGAGTTAAGCCTGCGTTTTGATTCCCTGTACCGCCAAATTAAGGACGTTAAGAATCATTACTTCCAAGATTTAGAGAAATCGAAGGATAAAAACTTCACGGTTAAGACGCAACTCCTTCAACGCCTGCGTGAATTGGTTGATGCTGATGAGGCAAATTCAATGAATCCAGCCACGAGTTGGCAGGAATTTAAGAAAATTCAGGACGAGTGGAAATCGGCAGGTAACATTGCGTCTCCTCACAACAGCACGCTTTGGGCGACATTTCATGCGTTGATTGATCGATATTACAGCAACCGCAACATCTATTTTGAACTTAAAGAGCTTGACCGCAAGAAAAATCTGCAGCTCAAGGGCGAATTAGTTGAAAAAGTGGAAGCCCTTGCCAAAAGTATAGAAGGTAAAGCGCTAAGCCGAGGCGTGTTGGAAGAGGCAAACGCGCATTTTGAAGAATACAAACACATCGGACCAGGACCCAAAGCAGAGCAAGAGTTGCTTTGGCAACGCATGAAGTCCGCGTTGGATGTTTTATATGATGCGCGTCGTGCCCAAACGGAAGATCAAAAACAGTTGCTCTCCCAAAACTACGAAATCAAGTCTAAGATATACGAGGCGTTGGTTCCGTTTACGGCATTTACTTCCAGCAGCATTAATGAGTGGAACGAAAAGACCAAAGAAGTGGTAGCACTTCAAGAGCAATGGGTCAATGCCAAAGGACAGATGCTGCGCGACGAAGGTCGTGAGTTGAGCAAAAAGTTTTGGGCAACCCTCAAAACGTTTTTTCACAACAAAGGAGAGTTCTTCCGTCAATTGGAAGCAAAGCGCGAACAAAACCTGAAACTGAAAACCGAACTTTGCGAAGCAGTTGAAGGAATTTTGGCAGCGGGTGAGGATTCCTCTGCCAATACCGATAAAGTGATTGCGCTTCAAAAACAATGGAAGCAGATTGGACAAGTTCCTGAGAAATTTAAAGATTCAATATTTGACCGATTCAAGAAAGCCTGTGATGCCTATTTTGACCGCAAACGGGCTAAGAATTCAGAGGTGGAGAAGGAGTTTGTTGAAAACCTCACCAAGAAACAAGCACTGTGTGAAAAAATAGAATCAGGTGCAAAAGCAGGCGAGGCAAGCTTAAGTGATTTGAATGCGTTTAAATCAGAATGGTCAGGCATTGGATTTGTACCAAAGAAAGATATGCAGGCCATCAACAAACGCTATATTGATGCGGTCAATGCGTACGTGAGTGCTATCGGTAAACTCTCTTCTAAAGAGAGAGAGCAGGTTATCCTTGAGAATGAAGTGTCGATGGTTGCCGATGGCGAATCATCACGCAGTCTCCAACGTAAAGAAATGGATATTCGCCGCCGTATGACTCAAATTGAAAACGATTTGACGATTTGGCAAAATAACATCGAATTTTTTGGTCGTTCTAAAAATGGCGAGAAAGTTCGTGCAGAGTTCGTGAAAAAAATCGAAGTTGCCCAAAAGCAACTGGCTGATTTTAAGCATCAACTGAAAATTATTCGTGAAGCTTTGTAA
- a CDS encoding 2,3,4,5-tetrahydropyridine-2,6-dicarboxylate N-succinyltransferase, giving the protein MNEKVQIEAAWDNRELTKDPQVIQAIENVIDALNEGRIRVAEPTDDGWIVNDWIKKAILLYFPIRQMELKEIGIFEYHDKMKLKTGYKASGVRVVPPAVARHGAYLAKGVILMPSYVNIGAYVDEGTMVDTWATVGSCAQIGKHVHLSGGVGIGGVLEPPQAAPVIIEDGAFIGSRCIVVEGAHIGKRAVLGAGVTITGSSKILDVTGDQVIEYKGYVPNDCVVIPGSYPKSFPAGTFHVPCALIIGKRKPSTDLKTSLNEALRENNVAV; this is encoded by the coding sequence ATGAACGAAAAAGTACAAATAGAAGCCGCTTGGGACAATAGAGAGCTCACCAAAGACCCACAAGTCATTCAAGCTATTGAGAATGTAATAGACGCATTGAACGAAGGCAGAATCAGAGTTGCTGAACCAACCGACGACGGTTGGATTGTCAACGACTGGATAAAGAAAGCTATCCTTCTTTATTTCCCAATCCGACAAATGGAACTAAAAGAAATAGGGATTTTTGAATACCATGATAAAATGAAACTAAAGACTGGCTACAAAGCATCTGGTGTGCGGGTTGTACCTCCAGCTGTAGCAAGACATGGGGCATACTTAGCAAAAGGGGTCATACTAATGCCGTCCTATGTTAATATAGGTGCTTACGTAGATGAAGGCACCATGGTTGATACTTGGGCTACCGTTGGAAGTTGCGCCCAAATAGGCAAACATGTACACCTTAGCGGGGGAGTTGGAATAGGAGGAGTCCTAGAACCACCACAAGCAGCACCAGTAATCATTGAAGATGGTGCATTCATTGGTTCACGCTGCATCGTAGTTGAAGGAGCACACATAGGTAAGCGAGCCGTCTTAGGAGCTGGAGTCACAATTACTGGTAGCTCCAAAATCCTGGACGTGACAGGAGATCAGGTCATCGAATATAAAGGATACGTACCTAATGATTGCGTTGTTATTCCAGGAAGTTATCCTAAATCGTTCCCAGCAGGGACATTTCACGTGCCATGCGCTCTTATTATCGGAAAAAGGAAGCCCAGTACTGATCTAAAAACCTCACTTAATGAGGCATTACGAGAGAATAACGTAGCAGTTTAA
- a CDS encoding NYN domain-containing protein has translation MNHRNPNSLTRIGVFYDGNYFLHVSNYYNYTHERRSRISINGLHDFIRQKVAEVERNEPRLCQIVDAHYFRGRLTAGEASQRGDLLYYERVFDDILMSEGVTTHYLPVRSTLGKKHEKGIDVWLALEAFEMAFYKRFDVLVLIAADGDYVPLVRKLNTLGTRVMVLGWDFEYTDEEGSRFYTRTSQDLLAEVTYPVAMQDIINSRGEAFNSNLFVPRNKGKVFTKQGEEPSEHTIEESNTALLNDEERKESFILSLKEGFGFIKYPPNNVFFHYTSLRDYDFNDLVIGDRVQFTLDEKDGKRAVGHDVLVLQENK, from the coding sequence ATGAATCACAGAAATCCGAACAGTTTAACTCGTATCGGTGTATTTTATGATGGTAATTATTTCTTGCACGTAAGCAATTACTATAATTACACGCACGAACGCCGCAGCCGTATCAGCATTAATGGCTTGCATGATTTTATACGACAAAAAGTAGCGGAAGTGGAGAGAAATGAACCCCGCCTCTGCCAAATAGTGGATGCTCATTATTTTAGAGGTCGACTCACCGCGGGAGAAGCTAGTCAACGCGGCGATTTGCTCTACTACGAACGGGTCTTTGATGACATCCTAATGTCGGAGGGGGTTACAACCCATTATTTACCCGTACGTAGTACATTGGGCAAAAAACACGAGAAAGGTATTGACGTTTGGCTGGCGTTGGAAGCATTTGAAATGGCTTTCTACAAACGGTTCGACGTATTGGTACTTATCGCGGCAGACGGCGATTATGTCCCCTTGGTGAGGAAACTTAACACCCTTGGTACGCGGGTAATGGTGTTGGGCTGGGATTTTGAGTATACCGATGAGGAAGGTAGTCGTTTTTATACGCGCACTTCTCAGGATTTGTTGGCCGAAGTAACCTATCCAGTAGCCATGCAAGACATTATTAACAGCCGTGGTGAAGCCTTCAACAGCAACCTGTTTGTCCCTCGTAATAAAGGTAAAGTATTTACAAAACAAGGAGAAGAACCCTCTGAACATACCATTGAAGAGTCAAACACTGCGCTGCTCAACGATGAAGAACGCAAGGAGAGCTTTATTTTATCCCTTAAAGAAGGCTTTGGATTTATAAAATATCCTCCCAACAATGTATTTTTCCATTATACCAGCCTGCGGGATTATGATTTTAATGACCTCGTAATCGGTGATCGGGTGCAATTTACGCTTGATGAAAAAGACGGTAAACGCGCCGTGGGACATGACGTGCTTGTGTTGCAGGAAAATAAATAA
- a CDS encoding tetratricopeptide repeat protein produces MKKLIVTSAFSFFAISAFSQVDKLVLEQKKKEKEKSDKAITDPKAGAKSSTWLDRGKLYDEIARLYTEMDSSAALVAYESFKKAVEVDAAKPGKVTKEAQKFLTGGTDESGVNLGTALVKQGAEKFQTKKYDDAIKFFNIAQEVNPKDTLAPLYGAYSAMQSQKNDIAATMMEQYIEKGGKDAGNFALLAQLYRIEKKNDKALAILDKGMEILPASKTSFKAERVNVLLDTQRLEEAKVGLNELIDLDPKNAQYALNLGILNDNEVQQITGEIRKLAETSKKTGGVDRKIKEAEETDKVFADEVKRISGLIAKQPKNADLKRQKAEVEAKQKENKVALEEAKAELVKTKEEIAKLGDPTAKIAELNAKLTKAREGAKSAYDRALKADPNNYDALFNMGVFYFNEAVEMKREVDAMDMKDYNVKGKDVEPKVCGKFKQSLPYFTKAKAIKEEEAVVETLKQLDVILKEFEGKKIVCEETK; encoded by the coding sequence ATGAAAAAGTTGATCGTAACATCTGCTTTTAGTTTTTTTGCTATTTCTGCCTTTTCTCAGGTAGACAAATTAGTACTTGAACAGAAAAAGAAAGAAAAAGAAAAAAGCGACAAAGCTATCACAGACCCCAAAGCAGGTGCAAAATCGAGCACTTGGCTGGATCGGGGCAAATTGTATGATGAAATTGCCCGTCTCTATACTGAAATGGACTCAAGCGCCGCTTTAGTGGCGTATGAATCATTTAAAAAAGCAGTAGAGGTAGATGCTGCAAAACCAGGTAAAGTGACCAAAGAAGCGCAGAAGTTTCTGACAGGTGGAACGGACGAAAGTGGGGTAAATTTGGGAACGGCACTTGTAAAACAAGGTGCCGAGAAATTCCAGACCAAAAAGTATGATGACGCAATTAAGTTTTTCAATATAGCACAAGAAGTGAATCCGAAGGATACGCTAGCTCCTTTATACGGTGCTTACAGTGCCATGCAGAGTCAAAAAAATGACATTGCGGCGACCATGATGGAGCAATATATCGAAAAAGGAGGGAAGGACGCCGGGAACTTCGCCCTTTTGGCGCAATTGTACCGTATCGAAAAGAAGAACGATAAAGCACTCGCAATCTTGGATAAGGGAATGGAGATATTACCAGCAAGCAAAACTTCCTTTAAAGCTGAACGTGTCAATGTACTTTTGGACACACAACGTTTGGAAGAAGCGAAGGTTGGTTTGAATGAACTAATCGACTTAGATCCAAAAAATGCACAATATGCGCTTAACTTGGGTATTTTGAACGACAATGAAGTACAACAGATTACTGGAGAAATCAGGAAGCTGGCCGAAACTTCTAAAAAAACAGGAGGTGTTGATCGTAAAATAAAGGAAGCGGAAGAAACAGATAAAGTTTTTGCAGACGAAGTAAAAAGAATTTCTGGATTGATTGCAAAACAACCTAAAAATGCCGATTTGAAGCGTCAAAAAGCAGAGGTAGAAGCAAAGCAGAAAGAAAACAAAGTTGCTTTGGAAGAAGCTAAAGCAGAATTGGTCAAAACAAAAGAGGAAATTGCCAAACTAGGAGACCCTACGGCTAAAATTGCAGAACTTAATGCAAAGCTTACAAAGGCCCGTGAAGGGGCAAAATCAGCGTATGACAGAGCATTGAAGGCTGATCCTAACAATTACGATGCACTTTTTAATATGGGTGTATTTTATTTCAACGAAGCAGTTGAAATGAAGAGAGAAGTGGATGCGATGGATATGAAGGATTATAACGTAAAAGGAAAAGACGTTGAACCTAAAGTATGTGGCAAATTCAAACAATCACTGCCTTACTTTACGAAGGCAAAAGCGATTAAAGAAGAAGAAGCCGTTGTTGAAACGCTGAAACAATTGGATGTCATTTTGAAAGAGTTTGAAGGAAAGAAAATTGTTTGTGAAGAAACAAAATAA
- a CDS encoding helix-turn-helix transcriptional regulator — translation MATFSDFTDIRYLKNNKIRVILHQNNMNASQFADAIKVQRSTISHILAYRNRPSHDILEKIVAWNEKYNLEWFRTQSPEEAQIITQLIENQGYGGAKVSNVTTPDLRERNHATKVSTSADSRTAHSKPEVTVNHSLELIKPRRAVLITIVYDDGSSQVIPVDPNSKFNQFLGQ, via the coding sequence ATGGCGACATTTTCAGATTTTACAGATATCCGCTACCTGAAGAATAATAAGATTCGGGTCATTCTACATCAGAATAATATGAATGCTTCTCAATTTGCTGATGCCATAAAAGTACAGCGTTCAACCATTTCACACATTTTGGCTTATCGTAATCGGCCAAGTCATGACATTTTAGAGAAAATTGTGGCTTGGAATGAAAAATACAACCTAGAATGGTTTCGAACTCAGTCACCAGAAGAGGCGCAGATTATAACACAACTAATTGAAAATCAGGGATACGGTGGGGCAAAAGTGAGTAATGTAACTACACCAGATTTGCGTGAAAGAAACCACGCAACCAAGGTATCTACCTCAGCTGATTCTCGAACCGCTCACAGCAAGCCCGAAGTGACCGTAAATCACTCTCTTGAACTGATAAAACCACGTCGTGCGGTACTTATAACCATTGTTTATGATGACGGTAGTTCTCAAGTCATACCCGTTGACCCAAATTCTAAGTTCAATCAATTTTTGGGACAATAA
- the gyrA gene encoding DNA gyrase subunit A — MSENTGNIIPINIEDEMRTAYIDYSMSVIISRALPDARDGLKPVHRRVLYTMFESGFLHNRPYKKSARTVGDVMAKYHPHGDASIYDTMVRMAQPWSLRYMLVDGQGNFGSLDGDSPAAMRYTESRLKRIAEEMLQDINKETVNFQPNYDDSDEEPTVLPAKLPNLLLNGSSGIAVGMATNMAPHNLTEVIDGTIAYIDNNSITVQELIQYVKAPDFPTGAIIYGYQGVRSAYETGRGRVVMRAVATFEQTKTGREQIVITEIPYMVNKADMIKRIADMVNDKRLDGISAIRDESDRDGIRIVFELKKDSIPNIVLNHLYKFTPLQSSFSINNVALVKGRPALLNLKDLIKYYVEHRVEVITRRTQYDLREAEKRAHILQGLLIALDNLDAVIKLIRSARDPETARNGLIEQFSLSEPQARAILEMRLQRLTGMERDKIIAEYEELMKLIADLQDILANEVRKFQIIKDELMDLRARYGDARRSKIEYAAEEFADEDMIADEEMLITISHQGYVKRTPIGEYRTQGRGGVGSRGVTTKDDDFTEHLFSATMLNYLLIFTEFGKLFWLKVYEIPEGSKTAKGRPIQNLINIESGDKVRAVINVRTLSDADYINNNYIIMCTEDGTIKKTLLEAYSRPRANGIAAITINEGDRLLDVALTNGDNQIIIASKEGKAVRFHESRVRPMGRTAAGVKGIELGDEGTTNKAIGMLCVSNLEKQLMVVSENGYGKRSQIEDYRETNRGAKGVTTLNITEKVGNLVAIKEVSDSDDLMIINKSGIAIRMSVTEIRVAGRNTQGVRLIKLNDGDEISSVTRIESEEAVIDGSEEGGAAAPEPPIEA, encoded by the coding sequence ATGTCAGAAAACACCGGTAATATTATTCCTATTAACATTGAGGATGAGATGCGTACGGCTTACATTGATTATTCAATGTCGGTCATTATTTCTCGTGCACTCCCTGATGCCCGCGATGGATTAAAGCCTGTTCACCGTCGGGTGCTTTATACAATGTTTGAATCGGGCTTTTTGCACAATCGCCCCTATAAAAAATCGGCCCGTACCGTCGGCGACGTGATGGCCAAATATCACCCCCACGGCGACGCTTCAATCTACGATACAATGGTGCGGATGGCGCAACCTTGGTCACTTCGTTACATGTTGGTTGATGGTCAGGGAAACTTTGGTTCGTTGGACGGCGATTCTCCCGCCGCCATGCGTTATACAGAATCAAGACTGAAACGTATTGCCGAAGAGATGTTGCAAGACATCAATAAAGAGACCGTTAACTTTCAGCCTAACTACGATGACTCGGATGAAGAGCCAACCGTATTGCCCGCCAAATTACCCAACCTACTTTTAAACGGTTCTTCGGGTATTGCTGTAGGGATGGCCACTAATATGGCCCCTCACAACCTTACTGAGGTCATTGATGGGACTATTGCTTACATTGATAATAATTCTATCACTGTTCAGGAATTGATACAGTACGTCAAAGCACCTGACTTCCCTACTGGAGCTATTATTTATGGCTATCAGGGAGTTAGGTCTGCCTATGAGACAGGAAGAGGACGGGTTGTGATGCGTGCAGTGGCTACTTTTGAGCAAACAAAGACAGGACGTGAGCAAATTGTGATTACGGAGATTCCGTACATGGTCAATAAGGCCGACATGATCAAACGGATTGCCGATATGGTCAATGACAAACGTTTGGATGGAATTTCGGCCATCCGCGATGAGTCAGACCGCGACGGTATTCGCATTGTGTTTGAGTTGAAAAAAGATAGTATTCCCAATATTGTTTTAAATCACCTTTATAAGTTTACTCCTCTTCAATCATCATTCAGCATCAATAATGTTGCCTTGGTAAAAGGGCGCCCTGCGTTGTTGAACCTGAAAGATTTGATAAAGTATTACGTGGAGCACCGGGTGGAAGTAATCACGCGTCGTACGCAGTATGATCTTCGGGAAGCAGAAAAACGAGCCCATATCTTACAGGGATTATTGATTGCCCTCGATAACCTAGATGCGGTCATTAAGTTGATTCGAAGTGCCCGTGACCCCGAAACTGCCCGAAATGGTTTGATTGAACAGTTCAGTTTGAGTGAACCTCAGGCCCGTGCTATACTAGAGATGCGTTTACAACGCCTCACTGGAATGGAGCGCGACAAAATCATCGCCGAATACGAAGAATTGATGAAGCTCATTGCTGATTTACAGGATATTTTAGCCAATGAGGTTCGTAAGTTCCAGATTATCAAAGACGAACTTATGGATTTGAGAGCACGCTACGGTGATGCCCGCCGCTCAAAAATTGAGTACGCCGCCGAAGAGTTTGCCGATGAAGACATGATTGCTGATGAAGAAATGTTGATTACTATTTCGCATCAAGGATACGTAAAACGTACCCCAATCGGTGAGTACCGTACGCAGGGCAGGGGAGGAGTTGGCTCAAGAGGAGTTACCACCAAAGATGATGACTTTACGGAGCATTTGTTTTCGGCAACGATGCTGAACTATCTGCTGATTTTTACCGAATTCGGTAAGTTATTCTGGCTCAAAGTATACGAGATTCCCGAAGGTTCAAAAACGGCCAAAGGTCGGCCCATCCAAAACCTCATAAATATTGAGTCGGGTGATAAAGTAAGAGCTGTCATCAATGTTCGTACTTTAAGTGATGCTGATTATATCAACAATAACTACATCATCATGTGTACTGAAGACGGGACCATCAAAAAGACATTGTTGGAAGCCTATTCTCGGCCACGTGCCAATGGTATTGCGGCAATCACAATAAATGAAGGTGACCGCTTATTGGATGTGGCACTGACCAACGGTGACAACCAAATTATCATTGCGTCTAAAGAAGGAAAGGCCGTACGCTTCCATGAAAGTCGAGTCCGTCCAATGGGTCGTACCGCGGCTGGTGTGAAGGGTATCGAATTGGGTGATGAAGGAACCACCAACAAAGCGATTGGAATGCTCTGCGTCAGTAATTTGGAAAAACAATTGATGGTAGTTTCCGAAAATGGATATGGAAAACGATCTCAGATTGAAGATTATCGTGAGACTAACCGGGGGGCTAAAGGTGTAACAACGCTGAATATTACGGAAAAAGTAGGAAATCTGGTGGCAATCAAAGAAGTGTCGGATAGTGATGATTTGATGATTATCAATAAATCAGGAATTGCGATTCGTATGTCAGTCACTGAAATACGCGTTGCGGGCCGAAACACCCAGGGAGTCCGGTTGATTAAGTTAAACGATGGCGACGAGATTTCATCCGTTACCCGTATAGAATCAGAAGAAGCAGTTATTGATGGGAGTGAAGAGGGAGGCGCAGCTGCCCCCGAACCACCAATCGAAGCCTAG
- the gap gene encoding type I glyceraldehyde-3-phosphate dehydrogenase, with translation MTKVKVAINGFGRIGRLAYRQIYNMPDIDVVAINDLTSPSVLAHLLKYDTAQGRFNEEVTSTDNSIVVNGDEVRIYAQKNPAEIPWGAHEVDVVLECTGFFTDKDKAAAHITAGAKRVVISAPATGDLKTVVFNVNHSILDGSETIISCASCTTNCLAPMAKALNDAFGIEIGSMTTVHAYTNDQNTLDAPHAKGDLRRARAAASNIVPNSTGAAKAIGLVLPELKGKLDGGAQRIPVITGSLTELTVILNKKVTTEEVNATMKAASNESFGYNEDEIVSSDIIGTSFGSLFDATQTKVVNVGDKQLVKTVSWYDNEMSYVSQLVRTVKYFAQLISK, from the coding sequence ATGACAAAAGTAAAAGTAGCCATCAATGGATTCGGACGAATTGGAAGACTTGCCTATCGTCAAATTTACAACATGCCAGACATTGATGTAGTAGCCATAAACGATTTGACCAGCCCATCTGTACTGGCTCATCTCCTAAAATACGACACTGCACAAGGAAGATTCAACGAAGAAGTAACCTCAACCGATAATAGTATTGTTGTAAATGGCGATGAAGTACGCATTTATGCCCAAAAAAACCCTGCTGAAATTCCTTGGGGAGCTCACGAAGTAGATGTTGTACTCGAATGTACAGGATTTTTTACCGATAAAGATAAAGCCGCTGCTCACATTACCGCAGGTGCTAAAAGAGTCGTTATCAGCGCTCCCGCAACGGGAGATTTAAAAACCGTTGTATTCAACGTAAACCACAGCATCCTAGATGGTAGTGAAACCATCATCAGCTGCGCAAGTTGTACCACAAACTGTCTTGCACCAATGGCAAAAGCCCTTAATGACGCTTTTGGCATCGAAATCGGTAGCATGACCACAGTACACGCTTATACAAACGATCAAAATACCCTTGATGCTCCTCATGCTAAAGGTGATTTAAGACGTGCAAGAGCTGCCGCCTCAAACATCGTTCCTAATAGTACTGGTGCCGCTAAAGCAATCGGATTAGTATTGCCCGAACTAAAAGGCAAATTGGATGGTGGCGCTCAGCGTATCCCTGTTATCACTGGAAGTTTAACCGAATTAACGGTTATTTTAAATAAAAAAGTAACCACCGAAGAAGTAAACGCTACCATGAAGGCGGCCAGTAACGAAAGCTTTGGTTATAACGAAGACGAAATCGTAAGCAGCGACATCATCGGAACTTCATTCGGAAGCCTCTTCGATGCGACCCAAACGAAAGTAGTCAACGTGGGCGATAAGCAATTGGTGAAAACTGTAAGCTGGTACGATAACGAAATGAGCTATGTAAGCCAACTCGTTCGTACAGTTAAATACTTTGCACAGTTAATTTCGAAATAA